A single region of the Anguilla anguilla isolate fAngAng1 chromosome 17, fAngAng1.pri, whole genome shotgun sequence genome encodes:
- the nlk1 gene encoding nemo-like kinase, type 1 → MAFHSASRQSVCGNVFPGAEIGHKYFGVNTSAGATSTGLGATPNSSGPTAPAGTPRHPSALGGSTGGGAAVPQPHSNPASEVPSPAEMEPDRPIGYGAFGVVWSVTDPRDGRKVALKKMPNVFQNLVSCKRVFRELRMLCFFKHDNVLSALDILQPPQIDCFEEIYVITELMQSDLHKVIVSPQPLTTDHIKVFLYQILRGLKYLHSAGILHRDIKPGNLLVNSNCLLKICDFGLARVEEPDPSRHMTQEVVTQYYRAPEVLMGSRHYGSAIDVWSVGCIFAELLGRRILFQAQSPIQQLDLITDLLGTPSLSAMASACEGARAHILRGPHKPPSLSVLYMLSDGATHEAVHLLCRMLVFDPAKRISGSDALSHPYLDEGRLRYHTCMCQCCYSVSSGRVYTRDFEPPAERPFSHSYEQSLLSVWQGKELIHRFITEHQQGKRVPLCINPQSAAFKTFIRSTAWHSSKVSRKEER, encoded by the exons ATGGCATTCCACAGTGCGAGCAGGCAGTCTGTGTGCGGTAACGTGTTTCCCGGAGCTGAGATAGGCCACAAGTATTTCGGTGTTAACACTTCAGCTGGAGCTACCTCCACCGGCCTCGGTGCCACCCCGAACTCGAGTGGTCCTACAGCACCGGCAGGAACCCCCCGCCACCCGTCTGCCCTTGGCGGAAGCACCGGTGGGGGAGCTGCGGTTCCACAGCCCCATAGCAACCCGGCCAGCGAGGTACCCAGTCCCGCGGAAATGGAACCTGATCGGCCAATTGGCTATGGAGCTTTTGGTGTGGTTTG GTCTGTGACGGACCCCAGAGATGGAAGGAAGGTCGCTCTGAAGAAGATGCCCAATGTCTTCCAGAACCTGGTCTCCTGCAAAAGGGTCTTCAGAGAACTTCGGATGCTGTGCTTCTTCAAACATGACAAT GTGCTCTCGGCCCTGGACATTCTGCAGCCACCTCAGATCGACTGCTTCGAGGAGAT ATACGTGATCACCGAACTGATGCAGAGCGACCTCCACAAAGTGATCGTGTCTCCTCAGCCCCTCACCACCGACCACATCAAGGTTTTCCTGTACCAGATACTCAGAG GGCTGAAGTACCTGCATTCTGCTGGAAttctgcacagagacattaAACCTGGAAACCTCCTCGTCAACAGCAACTGCCTGCTGAAG ATCTGCGATTTCGGGCTGGCGCGGGTGGAGGAGCCGGACCCGTCCCGGCACATGACCCAGGAGGTGGTGACGCAGTACTACCGGGCCCCCGAGGTCCTGATGGGGAGCCGGCACTACGGGTCGGCCATCGACGTCTGGTCCGTGGGCTGCATCTTTGCCGAGCTGCTGGGCCGAAGGATTCTGTTCCAGGCCCAAAGCCCCATCCAGCAG CTGGACCTGATCACCGACCTGCTGGGGACCCCGTCTCTCTCCGCCATGGCGTCGGCCTGTGAGGGAGCCCGAGCGCACATCCTGAGGGGCCCCCACAAACCG CCCTCGCTGTCTGTTCTGTACATGCTGTCGGACGGGGCCACGCACGAGGCCGTCCACCTGCTGTGTCGCATGCTGGTCTTCGATCCG GCGAAGCGGATCTCCGGGAGCGACGCGCTCTCACACCCGTACCTGGACGAGGGGAGGCTGCGCTACCACACCTGCATGTGCCAGTGCTGCTACTCGGTCTCCAGCGGCAGGGTGTACACCCGAGACTTCGAGCCGCCCGCTGAGCGGCCCTTCAGCCACAGCTACGAGCAGAGCCTGCTGTCCGTGTGGCAGGGCaaag agctcATTCACCGCTTCATCACAGAGCACCAGCAGGGCAAGCGTGTGCCGCTCTGCATCAACCCACAGAGTGCCGCCTTCAAGACCTTCATCCG gtccACTGCTTGGCATTCCTCCAAAGTGTCTCGGAAAGAGGAGAGAtga
- the LOC118216409 gene encoding vascular endothelial zinc finger 1-like isoform X1, whose translation MDAAWSNFLFQTPPTQNQAETALQSDLLPELTGSAENPPTEHIAPPPSTVDTAALNEEPVPVKPVSRPARAAHICPLCNKQFKNSYNLRRHQSVHTGIRMKDRAAREREEGVKEGRAERQTVPLSLLHLSVPPPLPPPQESVPHPPSLGGQESQSVAVSIATATVTMAIPPPLPTAVVVAGAMVQRPANLNPNPNPVRKNHACEACGKAFRDVYHLNRHRLSHSDEKPYSCPICQQRFKRKDRMSYHVRSHQGGVEKPYVCPHCAKGFSRPDHLNSHVRQVHSTERPFKCETLEPRADLRVGVRHTGSSARPHDPARGEGALPHLRQAAVRRLHHRSHEGSQPIAAPRLPPVQSQLYHAHLPARPCSEAPQPGMEGQRGPERGFWRDGGRRGPAVPAVRGALQNSHPAARTHGHAHDPPEHPQPHQQHHHRHLGLQRQLRVPHQHGVQCRHPHQHGVQRRVPHQHGVQRRLPCQHGVQCQRVREPRGGAAGFGLLRDSPPVSQLAEGKGGTGEKWREG comes from the exons ATGGATGCTGCTTGGAGTAATTTTCTGTTTCAG ACTCCGCCTACTCAAAATCAAGCAGAGACGGCCCTCCAATCAGATCTCCTCCCAGAGCTTACAGGTTCTGCTGAGAACCCACCCACAGAACacatagccccgcccccctctacTGTAGATACAGCTGCTCTGAATGAAGAACCTGTACCGG tgaaacCCGTCTCTCGGCCGGCCCGCGCTGCCCACATCTGCCCTCTCTGCAACAAGCAGTTCAAGAACAGCTACAACCTGCGGCGACACCAGTCGGTGCACACGGGCATCCGCATGAAGGACCGGGCGGcacgggagagggaggagggcgtGAAGGAAGGAAGGGCGGAGAGACAGACCGTTCCTCTCTCCTtgctccatctgtctgtccctcccccgCTTCCCCCTCCACAGGAATCCGTTCCTCACCCACCCTCGCTTGGCGGCCAGGAGAGTCAGTCGGTCGCCGTGTCCATCGCCACCGCTACCGTCACCATGGCtattccccctcctctcccaacCGCTGTCGTGGTTGCTGGGGCGATGGTCCAG AGGCCTGCAAACCTTAACCCGAACCCAAACCCGGTGCGCAAGAACCACGCCTGCGAAGCCTGTGGGAAGGCCTTCCGGGACGTGTACCACCTGAACCGGCACCGCCTGTCCCATTCGGACGAGAAGCCCTACTCCTGCCCCATCTGTCAGCAGCGCTTCAAGAGGAAGGACAGGATGAGCTACCACGTGCGCTCGCACCAGGGCGGGGTGGAGAAGCCCTACGTCTGCCCGCACTGCGCTAAGGGCTTCTCCAG GCCCGATCATCTCAACAGCCACGTCCGGCAGGTCCACTCCACGGAGAGACCCTTCAAGTGCGAG ACTCTCGAACCCCGTGCAGACTTGCGAGTCGGCGTTCGCCACACGGGATCGTCTGCGCGCCCACATGATCCGGCACGAGGAGAAGGTGCCCTGCCACATCTGCGGCAAGCTGCTGTCCGCCGCCTACATCACCGATCACATGAGGGTTCACAACCAATCGCAGCACCACGCCTGCCACCTGTGCAATCGCA GCTTTACCACGCTCACCTACCTGCGCGTCCATGCTCAGAAGCACCACAGCCAGGAATGGAAGGACAGCGGGGGCCAGAGAGGGGGTTTTGGAGGGACGGGGGCCGGAGGGGTCCTGCTGTGCCAGCTGTGCGGGGTGCACTGCAAAACTCCCACCCAGCTGCAAGGACACATGGGCACGCACACGACCCCCCAGAGCACCCCCAGCCCCAtcagcagcaccaccaccgccacctcGGCCTCCAGCGCCAGCTCCGTGTCCCTCACCAACATGGTGTCCAGTGCCGTCACCCTCACCAACATGGCGTCCAGCGCCGTGTCCCTCACCAACATGGCGTCCAGCGCCGTCTCCCTTGCCAACATGGCGTCCAGTGCCAGCGTGTGCGGGAGCCCCGGGGAGGGGCTGCTGGTTTCGGACTGCTCCGGGATAGCCCCCCAGTCTCACAGCTAgcagagggaaaaggagggacAGGGGAGaagtggagggaggggtga
- the LOC118216409 gene encoding myc-associated zinc finger protein-like isoform X4, with protein MDAAWSNFLFQTPPTQNQAETALQSDLLPELTGSAENPPTEHIAPPPSTVDTAALNEEPVPVKPVSRPARAAHICPLCNKQFKNSYNLRRHQSVHTGIRMKDRAAREREEGVKEGRAERQTVPLSLLHLSVPPPLPPPQESVPHPPSLGGQESQSVAVSIATATVTMAIPPPLPTAVVVAGAMVQRPANLNPNPNPVRKNHACEACGKAFRDVYHLNRHRLSHSDEKPYSCPICQQRFKRKDRMSYHVRSHQGGVEKPYVCPHCAKGFSRPDHLNSHVRQVHSTERPFKCETCESAFATRDRLRAHMIRHEEKVPCHICGKLLSAAYITDHMRVHNQSQHHACHLCNRSFTTLTYLRVHAQKHHSQEWKDSGGQRGGFGGTGAGGVLLCQLCGVHCKTPTQLQGHMGTHTTPQSTPSPISSTTTATSASSASSVSLTNMVSSAVTLTNMASSAVSLTNMASSAVSLANMASSASVCGSPGEGLLVSDCSGIAPQSHS; from the exons ATGGATGCTGCTTGGAGTAATTTTCTGTTTCAG ACTCCGCCTACTCAAAATCAAGCAGAGACGGCCCTCCAATCAGATCTCCTCCCAGAGCTTACAGGTTCTGCTGAGAACCCACCCACAGAACacatagccccgcccccctctacTGTAGATACAGCTGCTCTGAATGAAGAACCTGTACCGG tgaaacCCGTCTCTCGGCCGGCCCGCGCTGCCCACATCTGCCCTCTCTGCAACAAGCAGTTCAAGAACAGCTACAACCTGCGGCGACACCAGTCGGTGCACACGGGCATCCGCATGAAGGACCGGGCGGcacgggagagggaggagggcgtGAAGGAAGGAAGGGCGGAGAGACAGACCGTTCCTCTCTCCTtgctccatctgtctgtccctcccccgCTTCCCCCTCCACAGGAATCCGTTCCTCACCCACCCTCGCTTGGCGGCCAGGAGAGTCAGTCGGTCGCCGTGTCCATCGCCACCGCTACCGTCACCATGGCtattccccctcctctcccaacCGCTGTCGTGGTTGCTGGGGCGATGGTCCAG AGGCCTGCAAACCTTAACCCGAACCCAAACCCGGTGCGCAAGAACCACGCCTGCGAAGCCTGTGGGAAGGCCTTCCGGGACGTGTACCACCTGAACCGGCACCGCCTGTCCCATTCGGACGAGAAGCCCTACTCCTGCCCCATCTGTCAGCAGCGCTTCAAGAGGAAGGACAGGATGAGCTACCACGTGCGCTCGCACCAGGGCGGGGTGGAGAAGCCCTACGTCTGCCCGCACTGCGCTAAGGGCTTCTCCAG GCCCGATCATCTCAACAGCCACGTCCGGCAGGTCCACTCCACGGAGAGACCCTTCAAGTGCGAG ACTTGCGAGTCGGCGTTCGCCACACGGGATCGTCTGCGCGCCCACATGATCCGGCACGAGGAGAAGGTGCCCTGCCACATCTGCGGCAAGCTGCTGTCCGCCGCCTACATCACCGATCACATGAGGGTTCACAACCAATCGCAGCACCACGCCTGCCACCTGTGCAATCGCA GCTTTACCACGCTCACCTACCTGCGCGTCCATGCTCAGAAGCACCACAGCCAGGAATGGAAGGACAGCGGGGGCCAGAGAGGGGGTTTTGGAGGGACGGGGGCCGGAGGGGTCCTGCTGTGCCAGCTGTGCGGGGTGCACTGCAAAACTCCCACCCAGCTGCAAGGACACATGGGCACGCACACGACCCCCCAGAGCACCCCCAGCCCCAtcagcagcaccaccaccgccacctcGGCCTCCAGCGCCAGCTCCGTGTCCCTCACCAACATGGTGTCCAGTGCCGTCACCCTCACCAACATGGCGTCCAGCGCCGTGTCCCTCACCAACATGGCGTCCAGCGCCGTCTCCCTTGCCAACATGGCGTCCAGTGCCAGCGTGTGCGGGAGCCCCGGGGAGGGGCTGCTGGTTTCGGACTGCTCCGGGATAGCCCCCCAGTCTCACAGCTAg
- the LOC118216409 gene encoding vascular endothelial zinc finger 1-like isoform X2: MDAAWSNFLFQTPPTQNQAETALQSDLLPELTGSAENPPTEHIAPPPSTVDTAALNEEPVPVKPVSRPARAAHICPLCNKQFKNSYNLRRHQSVHTGIRMKDRAAREREEGVKEGRAERQTVPLSLLHLSVPPPLPPPQESVPHPPSLGGQESQSVAVSIATATVTMAIPPPLPTAVVVAGAMVQRPANLNPNPNPVRKNHACEACGKAFRDVYHLNRHRLSHSDEKPYSCPICQQRFKRKDRMSYHVRSHQGGVEKPYVCPHCAKGFSRPDHLNSHVRQVHSTERPFKCETLEPRADLRVGVRHTGSSARPHDPARGEGALPHLRQAAVRRLHHRSHEGSQPIAAPRLPPVQSHVSISVSLPVSAGFTTLTYLRVHAQKHHSQEWKDSGGQRGGFGGTGAGGVLLCQLCGVHCKTPTQLQGHMGTHTTPQSTPSPISSTTTATSASSASSVSLTNMVSSAVTLTNMASSAVSLTNMASSAVSLANMASSASVCGSPGEGLLVSDCSGIAPQSHS, from the exons ATGGATGCTGCTTGGAGTAATTTTCTGTTTCAG ACTCCGCCTACTCAAAATCAAGCAGAGACGGCCCTCCAATCAGATCTCCTCCCAGAGCTTACAGGTTCTGCTGAGAACCCACCCACAGAACacatagccccgcccccctctacTGTAGATACAGCTGCTCTGAATGAAGAACCTGTACCGG tgaaacCCGTCTCTCGGCCGGCCCGCGCTGCCCACATCTGCCCTCTCTGCAACAAGCAGTTCAAGAACAGCTACAACCTGCGGCGACACCAGTCGGTGCACACGGGCATCCGCATGAAGGACCGGGCGGcacgggagagggaggagggcgtGAAGGAAGGAAGGGCGGAGAGACAGACCGTTCCTCTCTCCTtgctccatctgtctgtccctcccccgCTTCCCCCTCCACAGGAATCCGTTCCTCACCCACCCTCGCTTGGCGGCCAGGAGAGTCAGTCGGTCGCCGTGTCCATCGCCACCGCTACCGTCACCATGGCtattccccctcctctcccaacCGCTGTCGTGGTTGCTGGGGCGATGGTCCAG AGGCCTGCAAACCTTAACCCGAACCCAAACCCGGTGCGCAAGAACCACGCCTGCGAAGCCTGTGGGAAGGCCTTCCGGGACGTGTACCACCTGAACCGGCACCGCCTGTCCCATTCGGACGAGAAGCCCTACTCCTGCCCCATCTGTCAGCAGCGCTTCAAGAGGAAGGACAGGATGAGCTACCACGTGCGCTCGCACCAGGGCGGGGTGGAGAAGCCCTACGTCTGCCCGCACTGCGCTAAGGGCTTCTCCAG GCCCGATCATCTCAACAGCCACGTCCGGCAGGTCCACTCCACGGAGAGACCCTTCAAGTGCGAG ACTCTCGAACCCCGTGCAGACTTGCGAGTCGGCGTTCGCCACACGGGATCGTCTGCGCGCCCACATGATCCGGCACGAGGAGAAGGTGCCCTGCCACATCTGCGGCAAGCTGCTGTCCGCCGCCTACATCACCGATCACATGAGGGTTCACAACCAATCGCAGCACCACGCCTGCCACCTGTGCAATCGCA TGTGTCCATTAGCgtctccctgcctgtctctgcagGCTTTACCACGCTCACCTACCTGCGCGTCCATGCTCAGAAGCACCACAGCCAGGAATGGAAGGACAGCGGGGGCCAGAGAGGGGGTTTTGGAGGGACGGGGGCCGGAGGGGTCCTGCTGTGCCAGCTGTGCGGGGTGCACTGCAAAACTCCCACCCAGCTGCAAGGACACATGGGCACGCACACGACCCCCCAGAGCACCCCCAGCCCCAtcagcagcaccaccaccgccacctcGGCCTCCAGCGCCAGCTCCGTGTCCCTCACCAACATGGTGTCCAGTGCCGTCACCCTCACCAACATGGCGTCCAGCGCCGTGTCCCTCACCAACATGGCGTCCAGCGCCGTCTCCCTTGCCAACATGGCGTCCAGTGCCAGCGTGTGCGGGAGCCCCGGGGAGGGGCTGCTGGTTTCGGACTGCTCCGGGATAGCCCCCCAGTCTCACAGCTAg
- the LOC118216409 gene encoding myc-associated zinc finger protein-like isoform X3: protein MDAAWSNFLFQTPPTQNQAETALQSDLLPELTGSAENPPTEHIAPPPSTVDTAALNEEPVPVKPVSRPARAAHICPLCNKQFKNSYNLRRHQSVHTGIRMKDRAAREREEGVKEGRAERQTVPLSLLHLSVPPPLPPPQESVPHPPSLGGQESQSVAVSIATATVTMAIPPPLPTAVVVAGAMVQRPANLNPNPNPVRKNHACEACGKAFRDVYHLNRHRLSHSDEKPYSCPICQQRFKRKDRMSYHVRSHQGGVEKPYVCPHCAKGFSRPDHLNSHVRQVHSTERPFKCETCESAFATRDRLRAHMIRHEEKVPCHICGKLLSAAYITDHMRVHNQSQHHACHLCNRMCPLASPCLSLQALPRSPTCASMLRSTTARNGRTAGAREGVLEGRGPEGSCCASCAGCTAKLPPSCKDTWARTRPPRAPPAPSAAPPPPPRPPAPAPCPSPTWCPVPSPSPTWRPAPCPSPTWRPAPSPLPTWRPVPACAGAPGRGCWFRTAPG from the exons ATGGATGCTGCTTGGAGTAATTTTCTGTTTCAG ACTCCGCCTACTCAAAATCAAGCAGAGACGGCCCTCCAATCAGATCTCCTCCCAGAGCTTACAGGTTCTGCTGAGAACCCACCCACAGAACacatagccccgcccccctctacTGTAGATACAGCTGCTCTGAATGAAGAACCTGTACCGG tgaaacCCGTCTCTCGGCCGGCCCGCGCTGCCCACATCTGCCCTCTCTGCAACAAGCAGTTCAAGAACAGCTACAACCTGCGGCGACACCAGTCGGTGCACACGGGCATCCGCATGAAGGACCGGGCGGcacgggagagggaggagggcgtGAAGGAAGGAAGGGCGGAGAGACAGACCGTTCCTCTCTCCTtgctccatctgtctgtccctcccccgCTTCCCCCTCCACAGGAATCCGTTCCTCACCCACCCTCGCTTGGCGGCCAGGAGAGTCAGTCGGTCGCCGTGTCCATCGCCACCGCTACCGTCACCATGGCtattccccctcctctcccaacCGCTGTCGTGGTTGCTGGGGCGATGGTCCAG AGGCCTGCAAACCTTAACCCGAACCCAAACCCGGTGCGCAAGAACCACGCCTGCGAAGCCTGTGGGAAGGCCTTCCGGGACGTGTACCACCTGAACCGGCACCGCCTGTCCCATTCGGACGAGAAGCCCTACTCCTGCCCCATCTGTCAGCAGCGCTTCAAGAGGAAGGACAGGATGAGCTACCACGTGCGCTCGCACCAGGGCGGGGTGGAGAAGCCCTACGTCTGCCCGCACTGCGCTAAGGGCTTCTCCAG GCCCGATCATCTCAACAGCCACGTCCGGCAGGTCCACTCCACGGAGAGACCCTTCAAGTGCGAG ACTTGCGAGTCGGCGTTCGCCACACGGGATCGTCTGCGCGCCCACATGATCCGGCACGAGGAGAAGGTGCCCTGCCACATCTGCGGCAAGCTGCTGTCCGCCGCCTACATCACCGATCACATGAGGGTTCACAACCAATCGCAGCACCACGCCTGCCACCTGTGCAATCGCA TGTGTCCATTAGCgtctccctgcctgtctctgcagGCTTTACCACGCTCACCTACCTGCGCGTCCATGCTCAGAAGCACCACAGCCAGGAATGGAAGGACAGCGGGGGCCAGAGAGGGGGTTTTGGAGGGACGGGGGCCGGAGGGGTCCTGCTGTGCCAGCTGTGCGGGGTGCACTGCAAAACTCCCACCCAGCTGCAAGGACACATGGGCACGCACACGACCCCCCAGAGCACCCCCAGCCCCAtcagcagcaccaccaccgccacctcGGCCTCCAGCGCCAGCTCCGTGTCCCTCACCAACATGGTGTCCAGTGCCGTCACCCTCACCAACATGGCGTCCAGCGCCGTGTCCCTCACCAACATGGCGTCCAGCGCCGTCTCCCTTGCCAACATGGCGTCCAGTGCCAGCGTGTGCGGGAGCCCCGGGGAGGGGCTGCTGGTTTCGGACTGCTCCGGGATAG